The following are encoded together in the Lactuca sativa cultivar Salinas chromosome 1, Lsat_Salinas_v11, whole genome shotgun sequence genome:
- the LOC111881410 gene encoding autophagy-related protein 16 produces MSEDEIAIEAIKHALKALRKRHLLEEGAHGPAIIALSKPIASQGSEWKDKAETLELELQQCYKAQSRLSEQLVVEVAESRAAKSLVQEKEALIPNLENDLSQARDECSRLAALLEEKTKGLELLMGENKELKSQYEEMRTRAINAETENKTLIDRWMLQKMQDAERLNEANALYEDMLGKLKASGLEQLARQQIDGVVRQSEEGAEYYVESTIPNTCNHRIPAHEGGCASILFENTSGKLLTGGQDQTVKMWDTTTGQLTKTYHGCIGSILDLTLTNDNTCLIAASSSNNLYAWDTNTGRVRHTLTGHKDKVCAVDVSRFSNRHVASSAYDRTIKIWDLNKGYCVNTIIFPSNCNTLSFTPDGQTICSGHMDGHLRLWDMKSGKLLSEVAAHSLAVTSISLSRNGNTVLTSGRDNLHNLFDTRTLEVMGTLRANGNRVASNWSRSCISADDNYVAAGSVDGVVHVWSIAKGNIVSTLKEHTGSVLSCSWSGIGKPLATSDRNGIVCLWT; encoded by the exons AT GTCAGAAGACGAAATTGCGATAGAAGCAATAAAGCATGCTTTGAAGGCTCTTCGGAAGCGGCATCTGCTGGAGGAGGGAGCTCACGGGCCTGCTATTATAGCTCTTTCTAAACCTATTGCTTCCCAG GGTTCAGAATGGAAGGATAAAGCAGAAACTCTTGAATTGGAACTTCAGCAATGTTACAAAGCTCAATCTCGATTATCTGAGCAGCTTGTGGTGGAAGTGGCCGAATCTAGGGCTGCAAAATCTTTAGTCCAGGAGAAAGAAGCCTTAATTCCTAATCTTGAAAATGACCTTTCTCAAGCAAG GGATGAATGTTCTCGCTTGGCTGCACTTCTAGAGGAAAAGACTAAAGGCCTAGAATTGCTTATGGGTGAGAATAAGGAACTGAAATCTCAATATGAAGAAATGAGAACTAGAGCTATCAATGCAGAGACTGAAAACAAGACATTGATTGATCGGTGGATGTTGCAGAAAATGCAAGATGCTGAACGCCTTAACGAG GCGAATGCTTTATATGAAGACATGCTAGGTAAGCTCAAAGCCAGTGGACTCGAACAACTTGCAAGACAACAGATAGACGGTGTAGTCCGCCAAAGTGAAGAAGGAGCTGAATACTACGTGGAGTCCACCATACCGAACACCTGCAACCACCGGATCCCCGCCCACGAAGGTGGCTGTGCTTCAATCCTCTTCGAAAACACTTCCGGGAAATTACTCACCGGAGGACAAGACCAAACTGTTAAAATGTGGGACACAACAACCGGTCAACTCACTAAAACCTACCATGGTTGCATCGGATCCATCCTTGATCTCACCCTTACAAATGACAACACATGTCTCATAGCAGCAAGCAGTTCCAACAACTTATACGCATGGGACACAAATACGGGTCGTGTTCGCCACACCCTCACAGGTCATAAAGATAAAGTATGTGCTGTTGATGTCAGCAGATTCTCTAATCGCCATGTCGCCAGCTCAGCGTATGACCGGACAATCAAGATATGGGATCTTAACAAAGGGTATTGTGTCAACACGATTATCTTCCCGAGTAATTGTAATACTCTGTCTTTCACGCCAGATGGACAGACGATTTGTTCGGGACACATGGATGGGCATTTAAGGTTGTGGGACATGAAGAGTGGGAAATTATTGAGTGAGGTTGCGGCGCATTCTCTTGCTGTGACCTCTATTTCTCTTTCTAGAAATGGGAACACGGTGTTGACAAGTGGGAGGGATAATTTGCATAATTTGTTTGATACAAGGACTCTTGAAGTGATGGGGAcattgagggcgaatgggaataGAGTTGCTTCTAATTGGAGTAGATCTTGTATTAGTGCTGATGATAATTATGTTGCTGCTGGATCTGTTGATGGTGTTGTTCATGTCTGGTCGATTGCCAAGGGTAATATCGTCAGTACACTTAAGGAACATACGGGTTCGGTTTTGTCTTGTTCTTGGAGTGGAATTGGGAAACCGTTGGCTACATCGGATAGGAATGGAATCGTTTGTTTGTGGACATAA